A stretch of Porites lutea chromosome 5, jaPorLute2.1, whole genome shotgun sequence DNA encodes these proteins:
- the LOC140939201 gene encoding histone H2B, gonadal-like, protein MAPKVAGKKGEKRAGKAKAPSDGKKKRRGKRKESYAIYIYKVLKQVHPDTGISSKAMGIMNSFVNDIFERIATEASRLAHYNKKSTISSREIQTAIRLLLPGELAKHAVSEGTKAVTKYTSSK, encoded by the coding sequence ATGGCACCTAAAGTTGCAGGAAAGAAAGGCGAGAAGAGAGCTGGCAAGGCCAAGGCTCCATCTGAtggaaagaagaagagaagaggaaagaggaaggaaagctatgcgatctacatctacaaagtgttgaAGCAAGTTCACCCTGACACTGGTATCTCCAGCAAAGCCATGGGCATTATGAATTCGTTTGTCAACGACATCTTCGAGCGCATCGCTACTGAAGCTTCGCGCCttgcccactacaacaagaaatcAACTATCAGTTCTCGCGAGATCCAGACCGCCATCAGGCTGCTTCTGCCCGGTGAACTGGCTAAACATGCCGTCAGTGAAGGAACCAAGGCCGTGACCAAGTACACCAGCAGCAAGTAA
- the LOC140939200 gene encoding histone H2A-like: MSGRGKGKAKGTKSKSRSSRAGLQFPVGRIHRLLRKGNYAERVGAGAPVYLAAVLEYLSAEILELAGNAARDNKKTRIIPRHLQLAVRNDEELNKLLAGVTIAQGGVLPNIQAVLLPKKTEKKPKA, from the coding sequence ATGTCTGGTCGCGGTAAAGGAAAAGCAAAGGGCACCAAGTCCAAGAGCCGATCATCCCGAGCAGGGCttcagtttcctgttggtcgaaTCCATCgtcttcttcgtaaaggcaactatgCTGAGCGTGTTGGCGCTGGTGCTCCAGTCTACTTGGCTGCAGTGCTCGAGTATTTGAGCGCTGAAATCCTCGAGTTGGCGGGCAACGCTGCTCGTGACAACAAGAAGACCAGAATAATTCCCCGTCATCTTCAGCTTGCTGTCCGCAACGATGAAGAGTTGAACAAGCTGCTCGCCGGCGTCACCATCGCACAAGgaggtgttcttcccaacatccAGGCTGTTCTTCTACCCAAGAAGACAGAGAAGAAGCCAAAAGCTTAA
- the LOC140938194 gene encoding histone H4, translating into MSGRGKGGKGLGKGGAKRHRKILRDNIQGITKPAIRRLARRGGVKRISGLIYEETRGVLKVFLENVIRDAVTYTEHAKRKTVTAMDVVYALKRQGRTLYGFGG; encoded by the coding sequence ATGTCTGGTCGAGGCAAAGGAGGCAAAGGTCTAGGAAAAGGAGGCGCCAAGCGTCACCGAAAGATCCTGCGTGACAACATCCAAGGCATCACCAAGCCAGCTATCCGTCGTCTTGCACGCCGTGGCGGTGTCAAGCGAATCTCTGGTCTGATCTACGAAGAGACTCGTGGTGTTCTCAAGGTTTTCCTAGAGAATGTAATCCGTGATGctgtgacctacaccgagcacgccaagcgcaAGACTGTGACCGCCATGGATGTGGTGTACGCACTCAAACGCCagggacgtactctgtacggatTTGGCGGTTAG
- the LOC140939199 gene encoding histone H3 — MARTKQTARKSTGGKAPRKQLATKAARKSAPATGGVKKPHRYRPGTVALREIRRYQKSTELLIRKLPFQRLVREIAQDFKTDLRFQSSAVMALQEASEAYLVGLFEDTNLCAIHAKRVTIMPKDIQLARRIRGERA, encoded by the coding sequence ATGGCACGTACAAAACAAACTGCTCGTAAATCAACTGGTGGAAAAGCTCCACGAAAACAGCTCGCCACAAAGGCAGCTCGTAAGAGCGCGCCTGCCACTGGAGGAGTCAAGAAACCTCATCGTTACAGGCCTGGTACAGTCGCTCTTCGTGAGATCCGTCGGTACCAGAAATCTACCGAGCTGCTCATCCGCAAGCTGCCCTTCCAACGTCTTGTGCGAGAAATCGCTCAAGATTTTAAGACCGACCTGCGTTTCCAGAGCTCTGCTGTGATGGCTCTTCAAGAAGCTAGCGAAGCTTACCTGGTTGGCCTCTTTGAAGATACCAACTTGTGCGCCATCCATGCCAAGCGCGTCACCATCATGCCAAAGGACATTCAGTTGGCCCGCCGAATCCGCGGAGAGCGAGCATAA
- the LOC140939195 gene encoding uncharacterized protein — protein sequence MSEAKSPSKKKPAAPKKPAEHPPYLEMIKAAIVALKERNGSSRQAIEKYIKANYKVGEVGSHLKMALKRGAASGKLLHTKGVGASGSFKVAKEEKKEKKPAKKPKKPAAKKVAKKPAAKKPAAKKPAAKKRTATKSPSKKPKKSAAKKSAAKKPAAKKAAKKAPAKKPAAKKPAKKSAAKKPTKK from the coding sequence ATGTCTGAAGCAAAGTCACCGTCTAAAAAGAAGCCAGCTGCGCCTAAAAAGCCAGCTGAGCATCCACCATATCTTGAAATGATCAAGGCTGCCATCGTCGCTCTGAAAGAGCGAAACGGTTCTTCGCGCCAAGCCATCGAGAAGTACATCAAAGCCAACTACAAGGTTGGTGAGGTCGGCTCACACTTGAAGATGGCTCTCAAGAGAGGTGCTGCCAGTGGAAAGTTGCTACACACCAAAGGTGTTGGCGCATCTGGGTCCTTCAAGGTGGCCAAGGaggaaaagaaggagaaaaaaccAGCGAAGAAGCCAAAGAAGCCCGCCGCCAAGAAGGTAGCAAAGAAACCAGCGGCTAAAAAACCCGCAGCAAAGAAGCCAGCGGCTAAAAAGAGGACTGCGACGAAATCACCAAGTAAGAAGCCCAAGAAATCGGCAGCGAAAAAGTCGGCAGCAAAGAAACCAGCGGCCAAGAAAGCTGCGAAGAAGGCACCCGCAAAGAAGcctgccgccaaaaagcccgccaagAAATCTGCCGCCAAAAAGCCTACTAAGAAGTAA